Proteins encoded together in one Cicer arietinum cultivar CDC Frontier isolate Library 1 chromosome 4, Cicar.CDCFrontier_v2.0, whole genome shotgun sequence window:
- the LOC101507498 gene encoding protein NETWORKED 1A-like, with product MATLLHSDSSRLYSWWWDSHISPKNSKWLQENLTDMDAKVKAMIKLIEEDADSFARRAEMYYKKRPELMQLVEEFYRAYRALAERYNHATGELHQAHKTMAKAFPNQEHFLLTDDSSCSSSGPEVEPHTPDMSHPIRALLEQVDLQKDAFGLSSKGLKQLSEIFESSQLSTVKQDAQIQNHSESEQSGKAEIEALRKTLADLQVDKDSILLKYEKSLESLSEMENEINKAQKVSEGLDERASKAEIEIGILKEALAELKSEKDTGLVQYNQCLERIASLEAMLSLAQLAAKGHDERAAQAETEAKSLKEELSRLEAEKDAGLLQYKTSLEKISVLESKISLAEDNSRMLTEKIEKAEFEVKALREKLSKLNEEKEAVAVLYKQCLQKLSSMESEILRAHETSERLSREIELGTKKLKTAEKNCDVLEKSNQSLQREADNLVQKISLKDRELLEKHNEFERLQTLMHEEQSHFLQIESTLQTLQKSYSQSQDDQRSLALELKHGLQLLEDLELSKKCFKAEMQHIVEENRTLHELNFSSTSTLKDQRMEISKLKEIKENLERDFVVKVEESNYLLQESHQIKDEIQSLSDRYRAILEDLESVGMNSKSFAASVMDLQKENLKLKEVCKVERDEKEALREKSKDVDRLLSEKAFMQCSLSSLNDEVDGLRDTVKKFQESCHVLKEEKSVLVGEKSALLSQLQIITESMQKLLDKNALLEKSLSNSKIELEGLRAKSSSLEEFCNLLNNEKCSLMNERSILVSQLGSVEEKLSNLEKRFTKLEVKYSYMEKDKESKVNQVEELHGLLLAQKQKHANHKRSSEARLVNLENLVVRLQEERQLGKMEFEKELDKAVNAHVEMFILQKCMEDLEQKNSALLIECQKHVEASKYSDEVISELEGENLMQQMEVEFLFDEVRKFKMGIRQVLRALQFDPDRRHDKGFKQEEISISHILNNIEGLKGSLVKIQEEKQQLLVENSVLLTVISQQESEEKELVSNKRTLERDFENTREENAMLQKVKLELMEMNKQLRSELAEGEEKENLLKSEMEVLLKKFVDLQKTNLMIQEENCKVVEEKNSLIKSVLDLKDAKAAAEDENNVMFHEAMALKSLSLIYESFFIEKVSEQKVLAEHLCDLHSMNNNLKQELGLLKEQFEVKEAENVYLKESVEMIDKHLQGAKNANEELSHRIESSENHLEKKKTELLEKEERLKAVESLNAEFCRNVEKLKMEQQESRLINENLERQILELSEGCMNHQKEIELLNEANRSFMSEMRLLHREVEQQKAREETLSSELMDKTNEFQLWEAEAATFYFDLQISSISETLLENKVNELTGVCARLEDESAAKSLEIEKMTERVGQMESEIGGLKEHLSAYVPIISSLKEDFASLEHTVLRTNKASAICNQEQKDAVIETCLGENTDPSVTENESSLILDGVSDLIGMKERLREVERCIVEEIERRVKEENSQAETLAYTGKDYRKVEKLLKDENTIDLNLCRTKSENGSLMKDIPLDQISDNPASKNCRRENSGTDDGMLELWETAEQDCFDDGSMVSEAMKRSSDPMEDIITCHLSDNNLGKYMNTSSELEVEKELGVDKLHLSKSIKERTQDGKRRKILERLASDAHKLTSLKMNVQDLKMKMDTKKRGKKGDDETEYKKIKIQIQDVEGAVVKLTDTNDQLTKEIKESVPSSGRETSLELEKSRHIQRKRAMEQARKGAEEIGRLQYEVQNLQYVLLKLADEKKSKGKHRFSGKTVVFLRDFIRSEKKSNNKKRSKGCFGGYSKTPINED from the exons ATGGCAACCTTGTTGCATTCCGACTCGAGCCGCTTATATTCTTGGTGGTGGGATAGCCACATTAGTCCAAAGAATTCAAAATGGCTTCAGGAGAATCTTACAG ACATGGatgcaaaagtgaaagcaatgATCAAGCTTATTGAAGAGGATGCAGACTCCTTTGCAAGAAGGGCAGAGATGTACTACAAGAAGCGGCCAGAACTGATGCAATTAGTTGAGGAGTTCTACCGAGCATATCGTGCATTAGCTGAAAGATACAATCATGCAACAGGGGAGCTACACCAGGCTCATAAAACCATGGCAAAAGCATTTCCCAACCAAGAACATTTTCTGCTGACTGATGATTCGTCATGTAGTTCTTCAGGCCCTGAGGTTGAGCCACACACACCCGATATGTCACATCCAATTCGTGCATTATTGGAGCAAGTTGACCTACAGAAAGATGCATTCGGTCTAAGCAGCAAGGGTCTAAAGCAGCTGAGTGAGATCTTTGAGTCTTCTCAGTTATCAACTGTAAAACAGGATGCGCAGATACAGAACCATTCTGAGTCTGAGCAGTCGGGGAAAGCCGAAATTGAAGCCTTAAGGAAAACTCTAGCAGATTTACAGGTTGACAAGGATTCTATCCTTCTTAAGTATGAAAAGAGTTTGGAGAGTTTATCTGAAATGGAAAACGAGATTAATAAGGCACAAAAGGTTTCTGAAGGCCTTGATGAAAGAGCAAGCAAagctgaaattgaaattggaatATTGAAGGAAGCCCTAGCTGAGCTAAAATCGGAGAAGGATACTGGTCTAGTTCAATACAACCAGTGTCTGGAAAGGATAGCTAGCTTGGAGGCTATGTTATCTTTGGCTCAGTTGGCTGCAAAGGGGCACGATGAGAGGGCTGCCCAAGCAGAAACCGAAGCTAAAAGTCTCAAGGAAGAACTCTCCAGGCTGGAAGCTGAGAAGGACGCTGGTCTCCTTCAGTATAAAACTTCTCTTGAAAAGATATCTGTTTTGGAGTCCAAGATTAGCCTTGCCGAAGATAATTCCAGGATGCTCACCGAGAAAATTGAAAAAGCCGAGTTCGAAGTTAAAGCATTGAGGGAAAAGCTTTCCAAACTGAATGAAGAGAAAGAAGCAGTAGCTGTCTTGTACAAACAGTGCTTGCAGAAATTATCTTCGATGGAGAGTGAAATTTTGCGTGCTCATGAAACTTCTGAACGGCTGAGTCGAGAAATTGAGTTAGGCACTAAAAAACTAAAGACTGCGGAAAAAAATTGCGACGTGTTGGAGAAATCAAATCAATCTCTCCAGCGAGAGGCTGACAATCTAGTGCAGAAGATTTCTTTGAAAGATCGAGAGCTTCTTGAGAAGCATAATGAGTTTGAAAGGCTGCAAACTCTGATGCATGAAGAGCAGTCTCACTTTCTTCAAATTGAATCTACTCTGCAGACTCTGCAAAAGTCGTATTCTCAATCACAAGATGACCAAAGATCTCTTGCTTTGGAGCTTAAGCACGGGCTTCAGCTGTTGGAGGACCTGGAACTTTccaaaaaatgttttaaagcAGAAATGCAACATATTGTGGAAGAAAACAGGACTTTACATGAGCTTAACTTCTCTTCCACTAGTACCTTAAAAGATCAGCGAATGGAAATTTCCAAGTTGAAGGAGATCAAAGAGAATCTGGAACGAGATTTTGTTGTAAAAGTTGAAGAAAGCAACTACCTCCTACAAGAATCTCATCAAATAAAGGACGAGATCCAGAGCTTGAGTGATAGATACCGGGCTATACTCGAAGATCTAGAGTCCGTAGGTATGAATTCTAAATCTTTTGCAGCATCTGTGATGGATTTACAAAAGGAAAACTTGAAACTAAAGGAGGTATGCAAAGTTGAACGAGATGAGAAAGAAGCTCTTCGTGAAAAGTCGAAGGATGTGGATAGACTTTTGAGTGAAAAAGCCTTTATGCAATGTTCCCTGTCAAGTTTGAATGATGAGGTAGATGGACTAAGAGATACAGTGAAGAAATTTCAAGAGTCCTGCCATGTTTTGAAGGAAGAAAAATCCGTTCTTGTTGGTGAGAAATCGGCTTTATTGTCACAGTTACAAATTATCACTGAAAGTATGCAGAAGTTATTAGATAAGAATGCCTTGTTGGAGAAGTCCCTCTCCAATTCAAAGATTGAGCTTGAAGGTTTGAGGGCTAAATCAAGTAGCTTGGAAGAATTCTGCAATTTGCTGAATAATGAAAAGTGCAGTCTTATGAATGAAAGGAGCATCTTGGTATCTCAATTGGGTAGTGTTGAAGAGAAATTAAGTAACCTAGAAAAAAGGTTTACTAAACTGGAAGTAAAATATTCTTATATGGAGAAAGACAAAGAAAGCAAAGTCAATCAAGTAGAAGAACTTCATGGTTTGCTTTTGGCACAAAAACAAAAGCATGCTAATCATAAACGTTCAAGTGAAGCCCGATTGGTGAATTTGGAGAATCTTGTTGTTCGGCTACAAGAAGAGCGCCAGTTAGGGAAGATGGAATTTGAAAAAGAACTCGATAAAGCTGTAAATGCGCATGTTGAGATGTTTATTTTGCAAAAATGTATGGAAGACTTGGAGCAGAAGAACTCGGCCTTATTAATTGAATGTCAAAAACATGTTGAGGCATCAAAATATTCTGATGAAGTTATTTCCGAGTTGGAGGGTGAAAATCTCATGCAACAGATGGAGGTAGAATTCTTGTTTGATGAagttagaaaatttaaaatgggGATACGTCAAGTGCTTCGGGCTCTTCAGTTTGATCCAGACAGGAGACACGACAAAGGGTTCAAGCAAGAGGAAATTTCTATATCAcatattttgaataatattgaAGGCTTGAAAGGTTCTCTTGTGAAAATTCAGGAAGAGAAGCAGCAGCTACTTGTAGAAAATTCCGTCCTCCTCACCGTAATTTCACAGCAAGAATCCGAAGAAAAAGAACTGGTTTCCAACAAAAGGACCCTAGAGCGGGATTTTGAAAACACAAGAGAGGAGAATGCGATGTTGCAGAAAGTTAAGCTTGAACTAATGGAGATGAACAAGCAACTGAGGTCTGAACTGGCTGAGGGAGAAGAAAAGGAGAACTTGTTGAAATCCGAAATGGAGGTTCTTCTTAAGAAATTTGTAGATTTGCAGAAAACAAATCTTATGATTCAGGAAGAAAATTGTAAGGTAGTTGAGGAGAAAAATTCACTCATTAAGAGTGTTTTGGACCTCAAAGACGCAAAGGCAGCTGCTGAAGACGAGAACAACGTGATGTTTCATGAGGCAATGGCTCTAAAAAGCCTTAGCTTGATTTATGAGAGCTTTTTCATTGAGAAGGTCTCGGAACAAAAAGTACTTGCCGAACATCTATGTGATCTTCACAGCATGAACAATAACCTCAAACAAGAGCTTGGTTTGTTAAAGGAACAGTTTGAGGTGAAAGAAGCAGAGAATGTTTATCTGAAGGAATCAGTTGAGATGATCGACAAACATCTGCAGGGAGCCAAAAATGCAAATGAAGAATTAAGTCATCGAATCGAAAGTTCAGAGAATCATCTTGAGAAGAAGAAAACAGAACTGTTAGAAAAAGAGGAAAGGCTAAAGGCTGTGGAATCATTGAATGCAGAGTTTTGCAGAAATgttgaaaaactaaaaatggAACAACAAGAATCAAGACTGATCAATGAAAATCTCGAGAGGCAGATTCTTGAACTCTCGGAAGGTTGCATGAATCACCAAAAAGAAATCGAACTCCTCAATGAAGCAAATAGAAGTTTCATGTCGGAGATGAGATTATTACATCGGGAAGTGGAACAACAGAAGGCTAGAGAAGAAACATTGAGTTCAGAGCTGATGGATAAAACAAATGAATTTCAACTTTGGGAGGCTGAGGCGGCTACGTTCTATTTCGATCTTCAGATTTCATCCATTAGTGAAACATTGTTGGAAAATAAGGTGAATGAGCTTACCGGAGTTTGTGCGAGACTTGAAGATGAGAGTGCTGCAAAGAGCTTGGAGATTGAAAAAATGACAGAACGAGTCGGTCAGATGGAAAGTGAAATCGGAGGACTGAAGGAGCACTTGTCTGCATATGTTCCGATCATTAGTTCTTTGAAAGAGGATTTTGCTTCCTTAGAGCATACCGTTCTTCGAACAAATAAAGCATCCGCTATATGCAATCAAGAACAAAAG GATGCAGTAATCGAAACTTGTCTCGGAGAAAACACTGATCCAAGTGTAACAGAAAACGAGAGTAGTTTGATACTAGACGGCGTTTCAGATTTGATAGGCATGAAGGAAAGGCTGAGAGAAGTTGAAAGGTGCATAGTGGAAGAAATTGAAAGACGTGTCAAGGAAGAAAACTCACAAGCGGAAACTTTGGCGTACACAGGAAAGGACTACAGAAAAGTAGAGAAGCTACTCAAGGATGAAAACACAATTGATCTCAACTTGTGCAGAACAAAATCTGAAAATGGTTCACTGATGAAAGATATTCCTCTCGATCAAATATCGGACAATCCCGCGTCTAAGAATTGCAGGAGAGAGAATAGTGGAACTGATGATGGAATGCTTGAATTATGGGAAACTGCTGAACAGGACTGCTTTGACGATGGTTCAATGGTTAGTGAAGCAATGAAAAGGAGTTCCGATCCAATGGAGGACATTATTACGTGCCATCTGTCTGATAATAATTTGGGAAAGTATATGAACACCTCTTCAGAATTGGAAGTAGAAAAGGAATTGGGTGTTGACAAGCTTCATCTGTCAAAAAGCATAAAAGAGAGAACTCAAGATGGTAAGAGGAGAAAGATATTGGAGAGGCTTGCATCGGACGCGCATAAACTCACGTCTCTTAAGATGAATGTCCAagatttgaaaatgaaaatggataCAAAGAAGAGAGGCAAAAAGGGAGATGATGAAACCGAAtacaaaaagattaaaatacaaatacaagACGTTGAAGGAGCTGTTGTGAAATTAACAGATACTAATGATCAACTGACAAAGGAGATCAAGGAAAGTGTCCCGTCTTCTGGCCGAGAAACTTCGCTGGAGTTGGAAAAGAGTAGACACATTCAGAGAAAAAGAGCGATGGAGCAGGCGCGAAAAGGCGCAGAAGAGATAGGACGGTTGCAGTACGAGGTACAGAACCTTCAATATGTTTTGCTGAAATTGGCAGACGAAAAGAAGAGCAAAGGGAAGCACAGATTCTCAGGAAAAACAGTTGTGTTTCTGAGGGACTTTATTCGCAGCGAAAAGAAGAGTAACAACAAAAAGCGCAGCAAAGGGTGTTTCGGTGGATACTCAAAGACTCCGATTAATGAAGACTGA